The Clostridia bacterium sequence GCTGAACAATTCAGTTATCTTCTGCTTATCCAGTATTCTAGATGATTGTTCTATATGAGAAAATGTAGCTGAAAGCTCCTTAAACACTTCAGAAAATTCATTTAGCCTGCTGATGGCTATCTCTTTGAGCTTAAACCCATATTCCTTTTGCTCTCTAGCTTTATATGCAGTTTTATCTATATAGCTTCTAATGTTATCTAATATTTTCCCTGGCACTAAAATAAATAACGATGATGCAGCTATTAGCTCTCCAAACCTAAAATAAATCCCTGTAGTTCTACTTATGCAAAAAGCAAGCACAACATTTGCAATCAAAAAAGAAAATATTATACCTATTCTACCTAATCGCCTCATGAGTCCTGATAACATACCGCAAAACCCTAAAATCCCTATTATATATGCAGGAGCATCTGAGGAAAGTGTCAAAATCAAAGCAACAGTTATAGCAATTGAAGCCCCGGTGCCGCTACCTCCCAAATAAGCAAAAATTAATACAACTAGCAAACTAAATATATTTTTTACTGAATATCCCCAAATATAATAATCAAATATACCGGTAATAGATATAGAAAATATAATTGATATACTTATCATTTCTTCATTTGAAATTATATTTCTTTTTTTGTTTTCAAAGATAAAAGATAGGCCGGTGCTCAATATATATACCATTAAAAAAATTATAGCAGACTCACATAATACAAGCATTACGTCATATAGCAAAAACCCTGTCCGTAAAATATAAATCCATCCGGATACGAAATTGCTTAAAAAACCTATAACAGCAACCTTAAATTTATTATTACCGTCTTTTTTACAGATAATTGAGTAGAATATATAAAAAAGTATTATACTCAATAAATACCTGACTATCGCAGTCTGTTTATATACTGTGATATATCCTATAATTGTAAACAAGCCTGCTAAACGCAAATTTTTGTTATTTATTAGAACTGCTGCAAAAAAGGCCAAACCAAAAGGAATGAGTCCATTCAGTATTACAGCCCGTCCCATAATAAACGCAAGCAGGTACACAGGCATATTATACTTTAACAAGTTTGCATATTTTATACGAGTGCTTGTCCTGGATGAATACATAGTATGTAAATTGTTCATTCAAAAAGCACCACCTGAAGTTTATTGAGTAACTGAAATTATATCAAAGCGGGCCTGAAATTTTTGTCAGCTTAGGTAAGCAGTGTAAAAGAAAATTGTGACAAATAGCAACAAAAAAATAAGTGAGTATTGATTATCAATACTCACTTATTTTTTGGTGGGCGCAATAGGGCTCGAACCTATGACCCCCTGCTTGTAAGGCAGGTGCTCTCCCAGCTGAGCTATGCGCCCATATATATGGTGACCCCTAGGGGACTCGAACCCCTGATACCGCCGTGAAAGGGCGATGTCTTAACCACTTGACCAAGGGGCCACAAAAATATGGTAGCGGCGAACGGATTTGAACCGCTGACACTGCGGGTATGAACCGCATGCTCTAGCCAACTGAGCTACGCCGCCACAATAAATATCTTAGATTGGTTGCGGGGACAGGATTTGAACCTGCGACCTCCGGGTTATGAGCCCGACGAGCTACCAGACTGCTCCACCCCGCGTCATTGTCATACGCCTTTCGTCATAATCAATTTATTTGCAGAATGATTTAGCAAATTCAACGACGACAAGATATATTCTATAATAAATATTTTTTTAAGTCAACACCTTTTTATGTTTTTTTAATACTTTTGCTATATATTATGCCTTCAAGACTATCAAAATCGCTGACATAAATATTATCAACACCTATATACTCCATAATTTTAACTAAAATCAAAGTCCCTGTCAATATTATATCCGCTCTCTCCGGTTGAAGCCCCGGAACCTTTTTCCTGCTTCCATAAGTCATTGAAGATAAATGGTGATAAATATCATAAATATCTTTTAACTTCATGCCATATCCATGAACCTTATTCCTGTCATAAACCTTTAACCCAAGATCAATAGCTGCAAGGCTGGTTATTGTGCCGCCAACACCGATACAATTATCAGGAGACATGTGCTTTAAATTATTGCCCATCTTCTCCATATTATACAGTATATACTCGTCCGCCTCTTGCATATCCTTAAATCTATCCTTGAGTCTGACCGCACCGATATCTATACTTATCTTTTCATCAAATTTTCCATCTGTAGAGCATATTATCTCAGTACTTCCTCCTCCTACATCGATCACGATGGAACTCCCTGATATATCACTGCCTGCCAATACTCCATAAAAAGAAAGTCTGGCCTCTTCATCTCCTTGTATGACTTGTATATCCAACCCCAAGCTATCCTTGACCCTCTTTAAAAAAACATCTCTATTTTTTGCATCCCTCACTGCGCTGGTTGCAATGCAGAAGACGCGATCTGCTCCAAACTTTTGTATTTCACGTGTGAACTTTCTTAAACCTTCGGCTGTCCTATCAATAGCATGTTCTTGAAGTAAACCCGTATTAGCAACATCCTGCCCTAACCTGGTTGAAATTATCTGTTTATCTATAGCAAAAATCTCATCACCACAAACCTTACAAACAAGCAAGCGTATCGAATTAGTCCCTATATCAATTGCAGCATATCTTGAACACATAACATCCCTCATTCAAAAAGCATTCCAAAGTACAGGAATGCTTGATATATCAAAAAGATTAAATATGATAATTGTTTCTTCTATACCCACCGCCTCCACGCTTTGCTTCAGCGTTTTTCCTTATGGACTGCAGTTTTTCGTCACTGTCCTTGAGAAACTTTGATAATCTGTCCTCAAAAGACATTCCTGGATTGTCATCATTACTTCC is a genomic window containing:
- a CDS encoding Ppx/GppA phosphatase family protein; the encoded protein is MCSRYAAIDIGTNSIRLLVCKVCGDEIFAIDKQIISTRLGQDVANTGLLQEHAIDRTAEGLRKFTREIQKFGADRVFCIATSAVRDAKNRDVFLKRVKDSLGLDIQVIQGDEEARLSFYGVLAGSDISGSSIVIDVGGGSTEIICSTDGKFDEKISIDIGAVRLKDRFKDMQEADEYILYNMEKMGNNLKHMSPDNCIGVGGTITSLAAIDLGLKVYDRNKVHGYGMKLKDIYDIYHHLSSMTYGSRKKVPGLQPERADIILTGTLILVKIMEYIGVDNIYVSDFDSLEGIIYSKSIKKT